The following proteins are encoded in a genomic region of Cyclonatronum proteinivorum:
- the ccoN gene encoding cytochrome-c oxidase, cbb3-type subunit I, with protein MATETFYYDNKIVRNFAIATAIWGVIGMLVGIIIAIKLFAPNFLGFIPELSYGRLRPLHTNAVVFAFAGNAIFLGVYYSLQRLCKSRMWSDTLSKLNFWGWQAIIVSAVFTLPFGFTQSKEYAELEWPIAIAIAVVWVIFGVNMMMTIYKRRVKHMYVAIWFYIATFITVAVLHIVNNLVLPVDALKSYSMFAGVQDALVQWWYGHNAVAFFLTTPFLGFMYYFIPKAANRPIFSYRLSIVHFWALIFIYIWAGPHHLLYTALPGWAQSLGVVFSVMLIAPSWGGMINGLFTLRGAWDRVRQDPVLKFLVVGVTAYGMATFEGPMMSFKSVNAITHYTDYVISHVHTAALAWNGGLTFAMLYFIVPRIFGTKLHSIKLANFHFWAATMGMVIYVIPIYWGGITQSLMWKEFTAEGTLMYPNFMETVTHLIPMYIARTLGGTLYLTGVLVGTYNLFKTMKQGSLIADEKAEAQVAVAESAARKESTFHRWLESKPTLFTVLTTVAILIGGIVEYVPTALISSNVPTIASVQPYTPLELEGRDIYIAEGCLGCHSQMIRPFRSETERYGEYSKAGEFVYDRPFLWGSKRTGPDLHRVGGKYPDSWHYMHFMDPYSTSPGSIMPAYSWFVEREVNVDRIPAKIRTLQRLGVPYAEGFDQQAIDHYRRQAEEIANGLNASGFEAAWNSHMVAMIAYMQRLGTDISAQPGERAHAIPLRDDTPEAATTASQD; from the coding sequence ACGACAACAAGATTGTCCGCAATTTTGCGATTGCGACGGCAATTTGGGGTGTAATCGGGATGCTGGTCGGCATAATCATTGCGATTAAGCTGTTTGCGCCGAACTTCCTGGGCTTCATACCGGAGCTCTCGTACGGCCGCCTGCGTCCGCTGCACACCAATGCCGTTGTTTTTGCCTTTGCGGGTAACGCCATTTTCCTGGGGGTCTATTACTCATTACAGCGCCTTTGTAAGAGCCGTATGTGGAGCGATACCCTGAGTAAACTCAACTTCTGGGGCTGGCAGGCCATTATCGTATCGGCCGTGTTCACCCTTCCCTTTGGCTTTACCCAAAGCAAAGAATATGCTGAACTTGAGTGGCCCATCGCCATCGCCATCGCCGTAGTCTGGGTGATTTTTGGCGTCAATATGATGATGACCATCTATAAGCGCCGGGTTAAACACATGTATGTGGCGATCTGGTTCTATATCGCGACCTTCATTACCGTAGCCGTGCTGCACATCGTGAACAACCTGGTACTACCGGTTGATGCGCTCAAGAGCTACTCCATGTTTGCAGGCGTGCAGGATGCGCTGGTGCAGTGGTGGTACGGTCACAACGCGGTTGCGTTCTTCCTTACGACCCCGTTTTTGGGCTTCATGTACTACTTCATCCCGAAAGCGGCGAACCGTCCGATTTTCTCTTACCGTCTTTCTATTGTCCACTTTTGGGCACTGATCTTCATTTACATCTGGGCAGGACCTCATCACTTGCTGTACACCGCCCTTCCGGGCTGGGCACAGTCGCTGGGCGTGGTGTTCTCGGTTATGCTTATTGCGCCTTCCTGGGGTGGTATGATCAACGGTCTGTTTACCCTGCGGGGTGCCTGGGACCGCGTGCGTCAGGATCCGGTACTTAAATTCCTGGTCGTTGGTGTAACGGCTTATGGTATGGCAACCTTTGAAGGGCCGATGATGTCCTTCAAGAGTGTGAACGCCATCACGCACTATACCGACTACGTAATCAGCCACGTGCACACCGCAGCCCTTGCCTGGAACGGTGGTCTGACCTTCGCGATGCTGTATTTCATTGTTCCGCGTATTTTCGGGACCAAGCTGCACAGTATCAAGCTGGCCAACTTCCACTTCTGGGCCGCTACGATGGGTATGGTGATTTACGTGATCCCGATTTACTGGGGCGGAATCACACAGTCGCTGATGTGGAAAGAATTCACCGCTGAAGGTACCCTGATGTACCCCAACTTTATGGAGACGGTAACCCACCTGATCCCGATGTACATTGCCCGTACGCTGGGCGGTACCCTGTATCTCACTGGTGTACTTGTGGGAACGTACAACCTGTTCAAGACCATGAAACAGGGCTCGCTGATTGCTGATGAGAAGGCTGAAGCGCAGGTTGCTGTAGCTGAATCTGCGGCGCGCAAAGAAAGCACCTTCCACCGCTGGCTGGAGTCCAAGCCAACGCTGTTCACCGTGCTTACAACCGTTGCCATCCTGATTGGGGGTATTGTTGAATACGTACCTACCGCGCTAATCAGCTCGAATGTACCGACTATTGCCAGCGTGCAGCCTTACACCCCGCTTGAGCTGGAAGGCCGCGATATTTACATCGCAGAAGGTTGTTTGGGATGTCACTCTCAGATGATTCGTCCGTTCCGTTCTGAAACCGAGCGCTATGGCGAATATTCCAAAGCCGGTGAGTTTGTGTACGACCGACCCTTCCTTTGGGGCTCGAAACGTACCGGACCAGACCTGCACCGTGTAGGCGGCAAGTATCCTGATTCCTGGCACTATATGCACTTCATGGATCCGTACTCCACTTCGCCGGGCTCGATTATGCCGGCCTATTCGTGGTTTGTTGAGCGCGAAGTAAACGTAGACCGGATTCCGGCTAAGATCAGAACCCTGCAGCGCCTCGGCGTGCCTTACGCAGAAGGCTTTGATCAGCAAGCCATCGATCATTACCGGCGTCAGGCTGAAGAAATCGCCAATGGTCTTAATGCCAGCGGTTTCGAAGCTGCCTGGAACAGTCATATGGTGGCTATGATCGCCTATATGCAGCGTCTGGGTACTGATATTAGTGCACAGCCGGGCGAACGCGCGCATGCTATTCCGCTCCGGGATGATACGCCCGAAGCTGCTACCACAGCGAGTCAGGACTAA
- a CDS encoding cbb3-type cytochrome c oxidase subunit 3, with protein MRRDVLETIQGIEIFPLISLVIFVGFFILMLTYVFSMSKNKVEELENMPLRPDSDEDDIFTADSKEKRN; from the coding sequence ATGAGACGCGACGTTTTGGAAACCATTCAGGGGATCGAAATTTTTCCCCTGATTTCCCTGGTCATTTTTGTCGGATTCTTCATCCTTATGCTCACCTATGTATTCAGTATGAGCAAAAACAAAGTTGAAGAACTCGAGAACATGCCCCTTAGACCCGACTCTGACGAAGACGATATTTTCACCGCCGATTCCAAGGAAAAAAGGAACTGA
- a CDS encoding cbb3-type cytochrome c oxidase N-terminal domain-containing protein, whose product MAEQSKKPKNDPDKNLILDDERDLLMDHEYDGIQELDNNMPPWWLYGFYVTIIFAVGYLLYYDVLGWGPSQEEEYEIEMAMAAERYGIQETEARDFSQAVLLTDAASLERGREVFNASTNLCTTCHGQNAQGLVGPDLTNEYWKYGCDMESLMVSISEGFPTRGMPAYGSTVRIGDDDLAKLASYIISLRGTNPAGAKAPDMSRSERCEDPTAAGEDVPAADE is encoded by the coding sequence ATGGCTGAACAATCCAAAAAACCAAAAAACGATCCCGATAAGAACCTGATCCTCGACGATGAACGGGATCTGCTGATGGATCATGAGTATGATGGCATTCAGGAGCTGGATAACAACATGCCGCCATGGTGGCTGTACGGCTTCTATGTGACCATCATTTTCGCGGTGGGCTACCTGCTGTACTATGATGTACTTGGATGGGGGCCTTCCCAGGAAGAAGAGTATGAAATCGAGATGGCTATGGCCGCCGAGCGCTATGGCATTCAGGAAACAGAAGCCCGCGATTTTTCGCAGGCTGTGCTGCTCACCGATGCCGCAAGCCTGGAACGGGGCCGCGAAGTATTCAACGCTTCCACCAACCTGTGTACAACCTGCCACGGGCAGAACGCACAGGGTCTGGTAGGGCCTGACCTCACCAATGAGTACTGGAAATACGGCTGCGATATGGAGTCGCTGATGGTAAGCATTAGTGAAGGCTTCCCCACCCGCGGTATGCCGGCCTATGGCAGCACTGTTCGCATTGGCGATGACGATCTGGCGAAGCTTGCCAGCTATATCATCTCACTGCGCGGCACCAACCCTGCCGGCGCAAAAGCACCGGACATGAGCCGTTCTGAGCGCTGCGAAGACCCGACTGCTGCCGGTGAAGATGTACCCGCAGCTGATGAGTAA
- the ccoG gene encoding cytochrome c oxidase accessory protein CcoG, with product MSKANQREINPITREESYRDFVSTITEDGKRNWIYPKKPDGRLYKLRSYLSWLLLGFLFAGPFITIGGNPLLLLNIFERTFVIFGVVFWPQDFYLFFLAMISLIIFIVLFTAIWGRLFCGWVCPQTIFMEMLFRKIEYAIEGDATQQRRLNEAPMSQEKFFKKAAKHTLFVAIALLIAHTFMAYIIGKDQVIEIVMAGPAENFGGFMATMVFTALFYGVFSRFREQVCLVACPYGRFQSVLVDNDSIAVTYDFARGEGLKGRAKVGKRQKIDGVVTNYAKNGDTETEVYGDCIDCAQCVKVCPTGIDIRNGIQLECINCTACIDACNDVMRKIGKPEELVTYTSYNAVANGEKPNFFTTRVKAYLAVFTVIFSVFLYLFITRPEVYTVILREPGMLYNELPGDRFSNFYNAKFFNKTFNESEVELRLISPAGEIQWLGEQRPVPGQQQIESRIMVFLDREQLAGAQTPVEFGVYFEGRRIQTLRTNFVGPPPGR from the coding sequence ATGAGCAAAGCAAACCAACGGGAAATTAACCCGATCACCCGAGAAGAAAGTTACCGGGATTTTGTCTCAACCATTACCGAAGACGGCAAACGAAACTGGATTTATCCCAAAAAGCCCGACGGGCGCCTGTATAAACTCCGGTCGTACCTGAGCTGGCTGCTTCTCGGATTTCTTTTCGCCGGCCCCTTCATTACCATTGGCGGAAACCCGCTGCTGCTGCTCAACATCTTTGAGCGTACCTTTGTGATTTTCGGCGTCGTATTCTGGCCGCAGGATTTCTACCTGTTTTTCCTGGCCATGATCAGCCTCATCATCTTTATTGTTCTCTTTACGGCGATTTGGGGGCGTCTTTTCTGTGGATGGGTCTGTCCCCAAACCATATTCATGGAGATGCTCTTCCGGAAGATTGAGTATGCCATTGAAGGCGATGCCACACAGCAACGCCGGCTGAACGAAGCCCCGATGAGTCAGGAAAAGTTTTTCAAAAAAGCGGCCAAACACACCCTTTTTGTAGCGATCGCCCTGCTGATAGCCCATACCTTTATGGCGTATATCATAGGTAAAGATCAGGTCATTGAGATTGTGATGGCCGGACCTGCGGAAAACTTTGGCGGCTTCATGGCTACCATGGTATTTACCGCGCTGTTTTACGGCGTATTCTCCCGCTTCCGTGAGCAAGTCTGCCTTGTAGCCTGTCCCTATGGCCGCTTTCAGTCTGTGCTCGTTGATAACGACAGCATTGCGGTAACCTACGATTTTGCGCGGGGTGAAGGTCTCAAAGGCCGGGCTAAAGTAGGTAAGCGTCAGAAGATTGACGGGGTCGTAACCAATTACGCCAAAAACGGCGACACCGAAACCGAAGTGTATGGCGATTGTATCGACTGTGCGCAGTGCGTGAAAGTGTGCCCTACCGGTATTGACATCCGGAACGGGATTCAGCTGGAGTGTATCAATTGTACCGCCTGTATCGACGCCTGTAACGATGTTATGCGCAAAATCGGCAAGCCGGAAGAGCTGGTTACCTATACCTCCTATAACGCAGTTGCAAACGGTGAGAAACCCAACTTCTTCACCACACGGGTGAAAGCGTACCTTGCGGTTTTCACCGTCATTTTTTCGGTCTTCCTGTATTTGTTCATTACACGTCCGGAAGTGTACACCGTAATTCTGCGCGAACCGGGCATGCTCTACAATGAACTACCGGGCGACCGTTTCTCGAACTTCTACAATGCGAAATTCTTCAACAAAACATTCAACGAAAGCGAAGTTGAGCTCCGCCTCATCAGTCCGGCTGGTGAAATTCAGTGGCTGGGCGAACAGCGCCCTGTTCCGGGTCAGCAACAGATCGAAAGCCGTATCATGGTCTTCCTGGATCGTGAACAGCTTGCCGGTGCGCAAACACCAGTCGAGTTTGGGGTTTACTTTGAAGGACGCCGCATTCAAACCCTGCGCACCAACTTTGTGGGTCCGCCACCCGGCCGCTAA
- a CDS encoding FixH family protein, producing MENTSTKKEWKWPLGIFLFYMTFVVGTLTFVFYTFTQKTDLVIEEYYEATLTYQDHIDKAKRANSLAEPVQFSLQGQQAKIVFPDFMQADGLNGKIQLYRPSGSSMDELLPIVTDENGVQYLSFADRTPGLWRVKVDWAFDGLDYYTEHDFFIR from the coding sequence ATGGAAAATACTTCAACCAAAAAAGAATGGAAATGGCCCCTCGGTATCTTCCTTTTTTACATGACCTTCGTGGTTGGTACCCTCACCTTCGTATTCTATACTTTTACCCAAAAAACAGATCTGGTAATCGAAGAGTACTATGAAGCGACCCTAACCTATCAGGATCATATAGACAAGGCAAAACGGGCCAACAGCCTGGCCGAACCTGTACAATTCAGCCTTCAGGGCCAACAAGCCAAGATCGTATTCCCTGACTTCATGCAGGCAGATGGCCTCAATGGTAAGATCCAGCTCTACCGGCCTTCCGGTTCGAGTATGGATGAGCTTCTGCCGATTGTGACCGATGAAAATGGCGTTCAGTACTTATCCTTTGCTGACCGTACGCCCGGCCTGTGGCGTGTGAAAGTTGACTGGGCATTCGACGGTCTTGACTATTACACTGAACACGATTTCTTTATCAGATAA
- a CDS encoding YicC/YloC family endoribonuclease, producing MAESMTGFGRAQAQAEGYSVETEIRSVNNRYCDVSIKLPGDFQHLEPALRSNLQQRFERGKITVSVKLEQTSAQKPKVVINESLAAAYFEALSNLGSKLGIAHKPTYTDLMGFSDIFTREGLTEAEEKLITGIIEKSVDEAAGRTCTMRRDEGAALAKDLLERLRQIQLVTDDILHISEGRSSEARTKLHERIATLLGDDKYDKERLELEIALLADKLDITEEIVRLRSHITFFKEALEGQQSSGRKLNFLMQEMLREVNTIGSKSYSAEIAHKVVDVKEILETIREQIQNLV from the coding sequence ATGGCAGAATCAATGACCGGTTTTGGCCGGGCACAAGCACAGGCCGAAGGATATTCCGTGGAGACGGAAATCCGCTCTGTAAACAACCGCTACTGCGACGTCAGTATCAAGCTGCCGGGAGATTTTCAGCACCTTGAACCGGCTTTAAGGAGCAACCTGCAACAGCGTTTCGAGCGGGGAAAAATTACGGTAAGCGTAAAGCTGGAACAGACCAGTGCGCAAAAACCAAAAGTAGTGATCAACGAGAGCCTGGCTGCGGCTTACTTCGAAGCGCTCTCAAATCTGGGCAGTAAGCTTGGTATTGCGCATAAACCGACCTACACGGATTTGATGGGCTTCAGTGATATCTTCACCCGTGAAGGCCTCACCGAAGCGGAAGAAAAGCTCATCACCGGTATCATTGAAAAATCTGTGGATGAAGCCGCCGGGCGAACCTGCACCATGCGCCGGGATGAGGGCGCAGCGCTGGCCAAAGATCTCCTTGAAAGGCTGCGGCAGATTCAGCTTGTTACCGATGACATCCTGCACATCTCTGAAGGAAGGTCTTCCGAAGCCCGCACCAAACTGCATGAACGCATTGCTACGCTTTTGGGTGATGACAAATACGACAAAGAGCGGCTGGAGCTGGAAATCGCCCTGCTTGCCGACAAGCTCGATATAACAGAAGAAATTGTCCGGCTTCGCTCTCATATTACCTTTTTCAAAGAAGCGCTTGAAGGTCAGCAATCTTCGGGGCGCAAACTCAACTTCCTCATGCAGGAAATGCTGCGCGAAGTCAACACCATCGGTTCCAAGTCTTACAGCGCCGAAATTGCGCATAAAGTGGTTGATGTGAAAGAAATTCTGGAAACCATCCGCGAACAAATTCAAAACCTGGTGTAA
- the gmk gene encoding guanylate kinase, whose translation MLEKKPLNAGKGSVVVITAPSGAGKTTLAKKLLAEYDQLVFSVSATTRAPRANEVHGRDYHFLDRETFDQHIEQGDFLEWEEFYNGSRYGTLRSDVEHHIKNGYFVLFDVEVKGALNLKNVYGDACLSVFIKPPSTEVLESRLRSRGTESEETLRLRLDRAKMELQQAGHFDAIVVNDDFDLAYAAVKDLITQFTGCSY comes from the coding sequence ATGCTCGAGAAAAAGCCCTTAAATGCCGGAAAAGGCAGCGTAGTAGTCATTACCGCCCCGAGCGGCGCAGGCAAGACTACCCTTGCAAAAAAACTTCTGGCCGAGTATGACCAGCTTGTTTTTTCGGTTTCCGCAACAACACGTGCGCCCCGCGCCAATGAAGTACACGGCCGCGACTATCACTTCCTCGACCGTGAAACTTTCGATCAGCATATTGAACAGGGCGACTTTCTCGAATGGGAAGAATTCTACAACGGATCACGCTACGGCACCCTCAGAAGTGACGTTGAACATCACATCAAAAATGGCTATTTTGTCCTGTTCGACGTTGAAGTAAAAGGTGCGCTAAACCTGAAGAATGTTTACGGTGATGCATGCCTGTCTGTCTTCATTAAGCCGCCCTCAACCGAAGTTTTGGAAAGCCGGTTGCGCAGCCGCGGAACTGAATCTGAAGAAACCCTTCGTTTGAGACTTGACCGCGCCAAAATGGAGCTTCAGCAAGCCGGACACTTCGACGCCATTGTGGTAAATGATGATTTTGACCTTGCGTACGCAGCCGTCAAAGACCTGATAACCCAATTTACCGGCTGCAGCTACTGA
- a CDS encoding DNA-directed RNA polymerase subunit omega, translated as MSARALDVEKIQDTTGNLYESIVIMAKRSRQIAAREKMELDEKLRYFEGFEEEDEFSFNEEQERISKEYEAKSHPVVRGVGEFLDNKVAYRYPDNQ; from the coding sequence ATGTCAGCTCGTGCACTTGATGTTGAAAAAATCCAGGATACTACCGGTAACCTGTACGAATCTATCGTAATTATGGCAAAGCGCTCGCGTCAGATTGCCGCCCGCGAAAAAATGGAGCTTGACGAAAAGCTTCGTTACTTCGAAGGTTTTGAAGAAGAAGACGAGTTCTCTTTTAATGAAGAGCAAGAGCGTATCTCCAAAGAATATGAAGCCAAGTCACACCCTGTGGTTCGCGGCGTTGGTGAGTTTCTGGACAATAAAGTTGCCTACCGCTACCCGGATAATCAATAA
- the coaBC gene encoding bifunctional phosphopantothenoylcysteine decarboxylase/phosphopantothenate--cysteine ligase CoaBC encodes MIAESRPLARKRIILGITGGIAAYKAAFLLRDLQKEQAEVRVIMTPSARRFLGQDTMSALSRQPVPVEVFPKDSDVSESWSRHIQWAEWADVLLIAPCTANTLAKIVHGHSDNMLTSTVLAARCPVVICPTMDGGMYEAPATRRNRALAREYGYHLIEPEYGYLASGLEDKGRLPENAHILRALSEIMDLESQPAGAAASLPKPLSGKNVLITAGPTREYADAVRFLSNPSTGKMGFAVAEAARKLGAAVTLVHGKVALPVPEDIEAVPVISAHDLCEAVQARHAGHDIFILAAAVSDFRPANRSPHKVKKEGAALEMKLEKTPDTLQWLGENKLPHQTLIGFAMETEDLIARAAAKRRRKKADYIVANTIGSADTGFESDRNEVVLIGENGGSEWSHAFSGTKQKVAEALLLRIFSNDTPES; translated from the coding sequence ATGATTGCTGAATCCCGTCCGCTGGCCCGTAAGCGCATTATACTGGGTATCACGGGCGGTATAGCCGCCTATAAGGCGGCTTTTTTATTGCGCGATCTTCAGAAAGAACAGGCGGAAGTGCGTGTAATCATGACGCCATCCGCGCGTCGTTTTTTAGGTCAGGATACCATGAGCGCGCTTTCGCGTCAGCCGGTGCCGGTTGAAGTCTTTCCCAAAGACAGCGACGTATCCGAAAGCTGGTCGCGCCACATTCAGTGGGCCGAATGGGCCGACGTCCTGCTGATTGCGCCCTGCACCGCCAACACCCTGGCTAAAATTGTGCACGGGCACTCCGACAACATGCTTACCTCCACCGTGCTTGCCGCACGCTGCCCGGTCGTAATTTGCCCCACCATGGATGGCGGCATGTATGAAGCTCCGGCCACCCGGCGCAACCGCGCCCTTGCCCGTGAATACGGCTACCACCTCATCGAGCCGGAATACGGCTACCTCGCAAGCGGTCTCGAAGACAAAGGCCGCCTACCGGAAAACGCCCATATCCTCCGTGCGCTGTCGGAAATTATGGACTTGGAAAGTCAACCTGCCGGTGCGGCAGCTTCCCTACCCAAACCACTAAGCGGAAAGAACGTGCTCATCACCGCAGGTCCCACGCGGGAGTATGCAGACGCCGTGCGTTTCCTTTCCAACCCCAGCACCGGCAAAATGGGTTTTGCTGTGGCAGAAGCGGCCCGGAAACTCGGTGCAGCGGTCACCCTCGTTCACGGCAAAGTAGCCCTCCCGGTACCTGAAGATATCGAAGCGGTCCCCGTTATTTCAGCACACGACCTCTGTGAAGCGGTTCAGGCGCGGCATGCCGGGCACGACATTTTTATACTTGCCGCTGCCGTATCTGATTTTCGGCCGGCGAACCGCTCCCCTCACAAAGTCAAGAAAGAAGGCGCAGCGCTTGAAATGAAGCTGGAGAAAACCCCCGACACCCTGCAATGGCTGGGTGAAAACAAACTTCCGCACCAAACCCTGATCGGGTTCGCCATGGAAACCGAAGACCTCATCGCACGGGCTGCCGCCAAGCGCCGGCGGAAGAAGGCAGATTATATTGTAGCCAACACCATAGGCAGCGCAGATACTGGCTTTGAATCGGATCGCAATGAAGTCGTTCTCATTGGTGAAAACGGCGGCTCTGAGTGGTCGCATGCGTTCAGCGGCACCAAACAAAAGGTTGCCGAAGCCCTGCTGCTGCGTATCTTCTCAAACGATACGCCTGAATCCTGA
- a CDS encoding esterase/lipase family protein — MNPLQRFKLDVFPQPEPILLRHPVLLCHGFGALGNLVSKGLLHSTCIMLRTHGVLAFAPNILPYGRIETRAEAWCEIIDTIKAKTRADKLHVIAHSMGGLDMRYAISRLARHDDILSLTTVCTPHQGTSLAKLTLNTPEPIRENVLGMMNWFGNNVYPNIPSDVLSALKELSPEYVQEKFNPGTPDHPDVVYQSVTAACGKGTDAPINKLLIPFNTYIYEREGLNDGYVPTEGAKWGKLIAETDLSHAEQIRLNLSSKKIPQWRDLWVDIAKSLREIW; from the coding sequence ATGAATCCTCTACAGCGCTTTAAACTCGATGTTTTTCCACAGCCCGAACCCATCCTGCTGCGTCATCCGGTGCTGCTGTGTCATGGCTTTGGCGCGCTGGGAAACCTTGTAAGCAAGGGCCTGCTGCATTCCACCTGCATAATGCTGCGTACACACGGCGTGCTCGCCTTTGCCCCCAACATTCTGCCCTACGGACGAATCGAAACCCGGGCTGAAGCCTGGTGCGAAATCATTGATACCATAAAAGCAAAAACGAGGGCGGATAAACTGCACGTTATTGCACACTCCATGGGTGGCCTCGATATGCGCTATGCCATCAGCCGGCTCGCGCGGCATGACGACATCCTGAGCCTTACCACTGTGTGCACCCCGCACCAGGGGACAAGCCTGGCCAAGCTTACGTTGAACACCCCCGAGCCCATTCGTGAAAATGTGCTCGGTATGATGAACTGGTTTGGCAACAATGTGTATCCCAACATCCCAAGCGATGTACTCAGCGCCCTAAAAGAGCTCAGCCCGGAGTACGTGCAGGAAAAATTCAACCCCGGCACGCCCGATCACCCCGACGTCGTGTATCAGTCCGTGACCGCGGCCTGCGGCAAAGGCACCGACGCCCCGATTAACAAGCTCCTGATCCCTTTCAACACCTACATTTATGAGCGGGAAGGGCTCAACGACGGCTATGTCCCTACCGAAGGCGCAAAGTGGGGCAAGCTGATTGCCGAAACCGATCTCTCCCACGCAGAGCAAATCCGGCTCAACCTCTCTTCCAAAAAAATCCCGCAATGGCGCGACCTCTGGGTGGACATCGCCAAATCGCTCCGGGAAATTTGGTAG
- the surE gene encoding 5'/3'-nucleotidase SurE, which yields MSAKQERLILVANDDGIFSKGIRALVEVAERFGRVIVVAPDRQQSAVGHSITISEPLRTQKFEMKEGVTAISVNGTPADCVKLATDQLLKEKPDLVLSGINHGSNAGINIIYSGTVSAATEGTILGYPSIAVSCMDFAEDADLSGAQEAAARAVQFVFDNGLPKGITLNVNAPAGPFKRMRWARQGDSRYTDEYVARVDPVNRPYYWMFGRLEVLDEADDVDINVLKSGYASITPIQYDLTAYKVFEAMSGMDV from the coding sequence ATGAGCGCAAAGCAGGAACGGCTGATACTTGTTGCCAACGACGACGGCATTTTTTCAAAAGGCATCAGGGCACTGGTTGAAGTTGCCGAGCGATTTGGCCGCGTCATCGTCGTAGCTCCTGACAGGCAGCAAAGCGCTGTCGGGCATTCCATTACCATATCGGAACCTCTGCGCACGCAAAAATTTGAGATGAAGGAAGGCGTTACGGCCATTTCAGTGAACGGCACTCCCGCAGACTGCGTGAAGCTTGCCACAGATCAGCTTCTCAAAGAAAAACCTGATCTTGTACTCAGCGGCATCAATCACGGCTCCAATGCGGGTATCAACATCATCTACTCGGGCACAGTAAGTGCTGCGACCGAAGGCACCATTCTCGGATATCCGTCCATTGCCGTGAGCTGCATGGATTTCGCAGAAGACGCTGATCTCAGCGGCGCACAGGAAGCTGCGGCACGCGCGGTGCAGTTCGTATTTGACAACGGCCTGCCGAAGGGCATCACCCTGAACGTGAATGCGCCCGCGGGTCCGTTTAAACGCATGCGCTGGGCCCGGCAGGGCGACAGCCGCTACACCGACGAATACGTCGCCCGCGTTGACCCCGTCAACCGCCCCTACTACTGGATGTTCGGCCGTCTCGAAGTCCTCGACGAAGCCGATGATGTCGACATCAACGTGCTCAAAAGCGGATACGCCTCCATAACCCCCATTCAATATGACCTGACTGCCTACAAAGTATTTGAAGCCATGTCAGGCATGGATGTCTGA
- the panB gene encoding 3-methyl-2-oxobutanoate hydroxymethyltransferase — translation MSTQLGDSAKKPNTVNPVKVTTQTVVDMKHRGEAISMLTAYDFTMAKLIDAAGIDIILVGDSASNVMAGFETTLPITLDHMIYHTSCVVRGVDRALVVADLPFMSYQVTTKEALISAGRMMKEAGAHAVKLEGGTPIVNTVRRIVDAGIPVMGHLGLTPQSIYKFGTYKVRATENQEADQLLEDARKLEDAGCFGLVLEKIPSKLSKMVTESLSIPTIGIGAGSHCDGQVLVSHDMLGLNKDFHPRFLRRYADLHNTVVGAVSSYVQDVKSRDFPNEKEQYN, via the coding sequence ATGAGTACACAGCTCGGAGATTCCGCGAAAAAGCCTAACACTGTTAACCCTGTGAAAGTTACCACGCAGACCGTCGTGGATATGAAGCACCGCGGGGAAGCCATCAGCATGCTAACGGCCTATGATTTCACCATGGCCAAGCTGATCGATGCTGCCGGTATCGATATTATTTTAGTGGGGGATTCTGCGAGTAACGTAATGGCCGGCTTTGAAACGACCCTGCCCATCACGCTCGATCACATGATCTACCACACTTCCTGCGTAGTGCGCGGCGTTGATCGTGCCCTTGTGGTTGCTGATCTGCCGTTCATGAGCTATCAGGTGACGACCAAAGAAGCCCTGATCAGTGCGGGCCGAATGATGAAAGAAGCCGGTGCGCATGCTGTCAAGCTCGAAGGCGGCACGCCCATCGTTAACACTGTGCGCCGTATTGTGGACGCAGGTATTCCTGTGATGGGGCACCTTGGGCTGACCCCGCAGAGTATCTATAAATTCGGCACCTATAAAGTTCGGGCTACCGAAAATCAGGAAGCCGATCAGCTTCTTGAAGACGCGCGCAAACTTGAAGACGCCGGCTGTTTCGGGCTTGTACTCGAGAAAATCCCCTCCAAACTTTCTAAGATGGTCACCGAGAGCCTCAGTATCCCGACCATCGGGATAGGTGCCGGGTCTCACTGCGACGGTCAGGTGCTGGTGAGCCATGACATGCTGGGCCTCAATAAAGATTTTCATCCCCGATTCCTGCGTCGCTACGCCGACCTGCACAATACCGTAGTCGGAGCTGTGAGCAGCTACGTGCAGGACGTCAAATCCCGCGACTTCCCGAATGAGAAAGAGCAGTACAATTAA